From the genome of Liolophura sinensis isolate JHLJ2023 chromosome 5, CUHK_Ljap_v2, whole genome shotgun sequence:
ACACACACAAAAGCCATATGAAATTATATAAATCTGAATCTATACAACTTTGACAGTAAATACTTACAGCCCAAGCTGAATACAGCTTTTTCATTCGCCTGAAAAAGGCATCTTTGTCTACATGTGCATTTGCCATAGTTGCACACTGACCTGCAAGAAATGGCGCGAGATTTCGTGACGTCACGGAATAGATTGTCGATGCACAGACATGTCGAGTGTTTTTATTGGCTACTTCCACCTTATTCTTAGGCAGCACTTTTAAGAAATTCCTTTgcactttcattcatttatgatttatttggcATATCTTAATGTATTCCAGAACACATATTTTATTCTAGGAGACGTAACTTTGTTTCCGTTTATATTTATCGTTTTGTTTAATTACATTCTAGCAAcacatattaaataataaacaaggATAAATACTATGCGCTTATtaattatgacatcataatCACATCCCAGACATCAGGATGATTATACGTGGTTTTCATTAGCCTTTGCGTTTTGCTTGATCTTTCGAAAAATTTCTTTATAACTGGTGGGAAAACGAAAATGTTGTCATGATGCACAAGAGCTACCTCCCCTTGACCGACACTCTCCAACTTCGCACAAATTCGTGTCGAATATTGTCTGACAAATATTGAAAGGAAGAGGAAGGCGTGTGGATTGATGCGGTTTAATGAACAACACATTAAGCTAATTAGGTCCATGAAATCTGGATAAAAGCGATGGCTGTGTGTGTAGCTGTCATCGCAAAGGAGGTAGAGTGTCGTGCaatgtgctgttgttgttgtcgtttacGATCTGTCAAAATCTAATTATGTATTTACCTTTATGGTCTCAGCACCTTTACTTCTAAAATATGAATTCTTGAGAAGATGTTCAAAATGGATTGAAAATTATTATTCCGTTGTTTTCCTCTCATTATGATGTGAAGTTATCTATCTGTTTGTTGCTTTATCAAGCTCGACATTTGCTAAAACAATATTTGGATTATATGCATAGTTTCAATTTCCTTGCGCATATACAATCACGATTTAACCATCCAACATCCAATCACAGTCGCCAGGCTCAACACATAGAGGTAGAGAGTAATTATCTTTTTCTTGGCACTACCAGTGCAGAAATGGGTAGGTCCAGAGGGCTGGTGGGGAGGGAAAGATCACATGAGCAATTTAACGGTCATGATCATTCGTTGAAGAATATAGGCCATCTGCAGTTGTTTCATAGCAGATGTGTATATTGGCATGGTTGATCACATTAATAATGATGCAAAATCGGGACCATATTTCACAAACTATGAGGCATCAGCTGTGTCACATCTGACAAGTCGCCGATGTATAAGgctgcatgttcaaatccatcaCCAGTTGATTTGAGCGATGTTCCTTGGCTATAAAAGTGACAGCCATCGTGTGAGAGATTTGAGCGATGTGTGGGTGTGAGAGTATTCTTAGAGCATATCACAATTCTCGCCCTGATACAGTTGAAAAATTGTCAATATGGAGTTAAGCcatgattcattcatttattcagatCACAATtagaaaaatttgaaacacagaaaattttGAGTGACATGTCATTACATGGATatgatgttgtcataaatgtaaAGGTCTTTCGTATGGTTGTTTCACATCTTTCATTTCAGAATTACCCTTTATACATCAAGACCATTTCTACAGAGAATGAGCTGAGATTTTATTACACGGTTCATACATCCCTGGATGTCGTTGAAGAGAAGATTTCCTCAGTGGGGAAAAATTCAAATGACCTACGAGAACTGTATTTAGGATTGTTATACCCCACGGAAGATTTTAAAgtgtatcctttttttttttaaaaaatatccagcagtacatgggaaggtctgccagctctgcccggtttcaccTCCCACATAATggtggccaccatcgtataagtgaaatatccttgagtacgaggtaaaacaccagtcaaataagtaaataaatttggtaaaattgaTTCATGAAAGAAGTTATAATCCTGTCTGATTAAAGTAAGATTTTATGTAATTGGCTAAGTAATGACAATTCATTTATGCACTGGCACCTTGCATGTTTAGTGATCATGGccctttaaaagaaaaggcaagtAGTATAAGCTATTGTGAAGAGGGTCAGAAACAGCCATTTTTATCTGATGCtaggtaactctataaatcaacctATAATCTGTTAATCAACTGTGTTTAGAGAAACTGGAAACACGATGTTGTATGACTCCTACCCAGAGCATATGCACAGTATATGGTTAAAGgacaaaatgtttatgttaCTGATCACTTTGGTGTGCAATGTCTCCGTTATGCAACATTGCAAATGGAAAAGGTACACTTtctaaatatgtgaaatatgttaTTGTTACACGTTTCATCtactgttgtgttttctttcaagCAAGAATGCCAGATCCGACTTTGGCTGCTATCtgtttcttaattttcttcttATTTAATAATCTcctactcaaggatattttacttgTGCGGCaggggtcaggtttatggttaaACGAAGGAGAGAAGATCTTAAACACTACATATGTAAACGAGGGTAGATTCTGTCAATTCTCCtttcatgtaattttcacaGGGTTGTCTCCCTTAAATTGGGTGTAAATACAGTGTCATCCTTCTCTTCAATGATCTGTCTGTTATAACCTTGACCTTTACTCAGCTATGGATATGTCACCAATACCAAAGTGAAGTTTGTAATCGTTGTAGAAACGTCTAATACATCATTACGAGATAATGAAATTAGAAGTGTAAGTTGATGGATATAGTTAACtatggccttttttttttgatttgtctttaatactgttttcaagaatttgttgttttataacattgttatttGACAATAGTCAGGCTTgctgatggaggaaaccaggatatCATTTCTCTAATAAGTCGTAAGTTATAAATCTTGaattgtaaaacttaaattGTATGTTCTACCCTTTAGCCTGTAAAAATCTGCTAAGTATGTATGAATGTGACATCAAATGGCATTGGCTGGCTTGGAGAAATAATTGGTGacaatttttgttgtgttttcagATGTTTAGAAAGCTTCACAATGGCTATGTGAACCTCCTGTGCAATCCATTCTACACCCCTGGGGACAGCATTTCCTCATGGTAATGGTTTGGAGTTTGAGTCAGAAAGTAGATTAACCAAATGCATATTGTCTGTTGTTGAGCTTAAGACTGTAATTCACCATCTTAAATGATCTGGAAATTTTCCGGCTGTACACTTTTGGTGTGACTAAAGTTTGGGACCATTTAAAGTTTGTTCCGCCATGAAAGAATCACAAAAAGTAATAAAGTGATCAGTGATTTTTTTACTTaggtgattggtgtttaaatgcTGTACTTAGTAATTTTTGGAACGTGTGGTAAGGTTTTAATCATGTTAATTTCATACAGATGTTTACgtgtattttcacatttatgatttttctttctAGCTCATTTGAGAAGATGGTGTCCTCCATGATGAGAGAAGACTGAGAAACCAGTGGAGGCAAGATGGGCTGGGGATGGGCAGGATGGGTGGATGGGTGATAGGGTATATGTGGATCAGTGTGGTGTGTCAGAATGCCTTGCTAAacatcagtcaataaatcagtcagtatCATGTGAAGAAATCAGAATTATGTAATttaaatctgtgtacatgtatatatgaaactgtaaataaatgtgCACACTTTGAGACAGCAGAGgtagtgttttcttttgtctgtAGCTGAAGATGTTATAATTTACCTGAGGATTTGGTAATTAATACAGTGTGTTTCACCGGATGTTTAGCATTTTCAGGTGACACTTTCtttttgattctgattgattctatCACCCTGTAggttttttgtgaagcctgatTAATTGCTTAAATTTCAGAAAAGTATCATATGAAGAGTTGTATTATCTTGTGAAAGTCTATTTCATTCCAAACTCAAGATGAAAacagtaaatgatgtaaaaatgcAGATACAAGTATTGTATACAGAAAAGTCAGTATGACTGATGTATACAAGAGTCGTAAAGTTATGTCCATTGTGAACCCGAAGGTGTCCATCAGCCTGACTGATGTATACAAGAGTCGTAAAGTTATGTCTGTTATGAACCTGAAGGTGTCCGTCAGCCTGACTGATGTATACAAGAGTCATAAAATTATGTCCACTGTGAACCCGAAGGAGTCCATCAGCCTGACTGATGCATAAAAGAGTCATAAAGTTATATCCATTGTGAACCCGAAGGAGTCCATATTATTCTACACGCTGAGGGGTCTACCTGTCTATTcttaatacaaagtaaatgacacttAAGTGTGCATTACACTTAGTACCAGGCCAATGTACTAACATACTTCTGAATACTTTGTGGGACACCCCCACtgaaaataaacttttgttATTATATACGTGTATTATATAGTGTGCTTGCATTAGCAGTATACCTGGCAGAATGAAAGACTGGAAAGGTCTGTAACTAGCTGTATTGTTTTAACCATTAGCCCTGTTTTTCCACTTGTGAACATCactgccgtcgtatgagtgaaaaattcttgaataagaCGTCTatcaccaatcaagtaaataaacggATTTCTTAAAACTGGTAGTCATAGCGCTGGGCTTAAAGAGAGGCCAAGTAGTGATCGAGCGCTTGTCAGACGGGGTGCTGATTTACCGGACGTGTTAGGgcttgtcaaaatttgaaacgcAATACAACT
Proteins encoded in this window:
- the LOC135465485 gene encoding trafficking protein particle complex subunit 2-like protein — protein: MAVCVAVIAKENYPLYIKTISTENELRFYYTVHTSLDVVEEKISSVGKNSNDLRELYLGLLYPTEDFKVYGYVTNTKVKFVIVVETSNTSLRDNEIRSMFRKLHNGYVNLLCNPFYTPGDSISSCSFEKMVSSMMRED